A window of the Pongo abelii isolate AG06213 chromosome 10, NHGRI_mPonAbe1-v2.0_pri, whole genome shotgun sequence genome harbors these coding sequences:
- the YEATS4 gene encoding YEATS domain-containing protein 4 isoform X2 produces the protein MFKRMAEFGPDSGGRVKGVTIVKPIVYGNVARYFGKKREEDGHTHQWTVYVKPYRNEVTLYHLLKLFQSDTNAMLGKKTVVSEFYDEMIFQDPTAMMQQLLTTSRQLTLGAYKHETEFAELEVKTREKLEAAKKKTSFEIAELKERLKASRETINCLKNEIRKLEEDDQAKDI, from the exons ATGTTCAAGAGAATGGCCGAATTTGGGCCTGACTCCGGCGGGAGAGTAAAG ggtGTTACTATCGTTAAACCAATAGTTTACGGTAATGTTGCTCGgtattttggaaagaaaagagaagaagatgGGCACACTCATCAGTGGACAGTATATGTAAAACCATATAGAAATGAG GTAACCCTGTATCATTTGCTAAAGCTGTTTCAATCAGACACCAATGCAATGCTGGGGAAAAAGACAGTGGTTTCAGAGTTCTATGATGAAATG ATATTTCAAGACCCAACAGCAATGATGCAACAATTATTGACAACATCTCGTCAGCTAACATTAGGAGCCTATAAGCATGAAACAGAAT ttgCAGAGCTTGAAGTGAAAACCAGAGAAAAATTAGAAGCtgctaagaaaaaaacaagctttGAGATTGCAGAGCTTAAGGAGAGATTAAAAGCAAGTCGTGAAActataaattgtttaaaaaatgaaatcagaaaactTGAAGAAGATGACCAAGCAAAAGACATATAA
- the YEATS4 gene encoding YEATS domain-containing protein 4 isoform X1 gives MFKRMAEFGPDSGGRVKGVTIVKPIVYGNVARYFGKKREEDGHTHQWTVYVKPYRNEDMSAYVKKIQFKLHESYGNPLRVVTKPPYEITETGWGEFEIIIKIFFIDPNERPVTLYHLLKLFQSDTNAMLGKKTVVSEFYDEMIFQDPTAMMQQLLTTSRQLTLGAYKHETEFAELEVKTREKLEAAKKKTSFEIAELKERLKASRETINCLKNEIRKLEEDDQAKDI, from the exons ATGTTCAAGAGAATGGCCGAATTTGGGCCTGACTCCGGCGGGAGAGTAAAG ggtGTTACTATCGTTAAACCAATAGTTTACGGTAATGTTGCTCGgtattttggaaagaaaagagaagaagatgGGCACACTCATCAGTGGACAGTATATGTAAAACCATATAGAAATGAG GATATGTCAGCATATGTGAAGAAAATCCAGTTTAAATTACATGAAAGCTATGGCAATCCTTTAAGAG ttGTTACTAAACCTCCATATGAAATTACTGAAACAGGATGGGGTGAATTCGAAATaatcatcaaaatatttttcattgacCCTAATGAAAGACCT GTAACCCTGTATCATTTGCTAAAGCTGTTTCAATCAGACACCAATGCAATGCTGGGGAAAAAGACAGTGGTTTCAGAGTTCTATGATGAAATG ATATTTCAAGACCCAACAGCAATGATGCAACAATTATTGACAACATCTCGTCAGCTAACATTAGGAGCCTATAAGCATGAAACAGAAT ttgCAGAGCTTGAAGTGAAAACCAGAGAAAAATTAGAAGCtgctaagaaaaaaacaagctttGAGATTGCAGAGCTTAAGGAGAGATTAAAAGCAAGTCGTGAAActataaattgtttaaaaaatgaaatcagaaaactTGAAGAAGATGACCAAGCAAAAGACATATAA